Below is a genomic region from Candidatus Epulonipiscium sp..
TTTTACATTAATTTCTTTATATCTTGGATTTAGTTTAATCCAAGGTGTACCATCAGTAAAACCGCCGTTAATATTTTCATCCCACTGCATAGGGGTTCTTGAATGGTCTCGCACAATAATATTAGCTGCATCCAAAAATTCTTCCTTATCCATGAGCTTTTTTTCTATTACTAATTCTTTATAGGCATTTTTTATTCCAATATCGTCAAATTCATCTAATTTAAAATCGCAATTGGTCATTCCTATTTCTTCCCCCTGATATATATAAGGAGTTCCTTTCATCATATGAAGGACCGTAGCATACATCTTTGCACATTCTATTCTATACTCTTTGTCATTACCCCATCTTGAAATAATGCGAGCTTGGTCGTGGTTTTCCCAGTAAAGTGCATTCCAACCCTGACCTTCTAAATCTATCTGCCATTTAAACATTATTTCCTTTAGTTTTCGTAAATCTAGAGGGATTAATTCATATCTTCCCTTTTCAGAGTTAAAATTACTATCAATCGTCATATGTTCAAAGGTAAAAATCATATCCAATTCTTTTCTTTTGGGGTCGGTAAATAATATCCCATCTTCTGTAGTAGAACCCGAAGCTTCTCCCACGGTCATACAATCATATTTGGATAAGACTTCTTCATTCATTTCCTTTATATAGGTATGAAGTTTAGGACCATTAACATGGTATTTTCCTATTGAATACTCGCTAGTATCTTCGTAATCAGCAAATTCTAGATATTTTGATATGGAGCTTATGGAGTCTACCCTCCAACCATCTACCCCTCTATCCATCCAATATCTCATTACATCCCATATTTCTTGCCTTACCTTTACATTCTCCCAATTAATATCTGGTTGTTCCTTTGCAAAAAAATGAAGGTAATATTGCCCTGTATTATCATCATAGGTCCAAGCAGAACCCCCAAAATAAGAACCCCAATTGGTTGGTTCTTTGCCCTTTTTCCCATCTTTCCAAAAATAACAATCCCTATAAGGATTGTCTTTGGACCTTTTACTTTCTATGAACCAGATGTGTTGGTCGCTGGTATGATTTAACACCAAATCCATTATAATCTTCATGTTTCTTTTATGTGCTTTTTTGATTAATTCTTCTAAATCCTCATTACTACCAAACATAGAATGAATTTTTCTATAATCGCTTATATCGTAACCGTTATCTATTTGGGGGGATTCATAGATGGGGCAAAGCCATAAGGCTTCAACCCCTAACAGTTCCAAATAATCTAGTTTTTCTATAATCCCTCTAATATCACCAATTCCATCGTTATTGGTATCATAAAAACTCTTTGGATAAATCTGATATACAACTCCACTTCTCCACCAGCTATTCATAGTATATCCTCCAAGCTCATAAGTCTATTTTATGCTGCCTACATGCTCATTCGATAAATTAATCACTTCACCATATAGTTTAATATCTAGGGATTCCCCTTTTTCCAAGGTAAGTCTTATATTTTTTTTATCTACAAACACTTTTATTAATCTATCTTTATAGTTGATTTTAAATGCATAGCTTTCCCAATCTTTAGGGATAAAAGGTGAAAAAGCTATCTCCTCATTAAAAGTTCTAAGTCCTGCAAAGCCATGAACGATAGAAAGCCAACTGCCTGACATTGAAGTAATATGAAGCCCATCTTCTGTATCGTTATTATAATTGTCGAGGTCTAGTCTTGCTGTTCTTTTATACATTTCTACTGCCTTATCCTCCATTTTAAGTTCTGCTGCTAATATGCAGTGAATACAAGGAGAAAGACTGGATTCATGAACTGTCATAGGCTCATAAAATTCAAAATTCCTTTTCTTTTCTTCGAAGGTAAATCTATCGTTTAGGAAGTAAAAACCTTGGAGTACATCTGCCTGTTTAATAAAACATGAGCGGAGTATCTTATCCCATGACCACTTTTGATTAATGGGTCTATCTTCTTTAGATAATTCATTAACAGTCATTAAATCCTTATCAAGGAAGGTATCATGTTGAACAAATACTCCCTCTTCTTTATCGTATGGGTAATACATTTTATCAATGATTGCCTTCCATTTATTTTCCTCTTCTTTTTTTACTTCTAAATCAGCTAACCTTCCATCTTGTTGATTTTTTCTTAGGTAATCCATTACTTCCAGGGTATACTCCAAGGTCCAAGATGCAATTATATTGGTATACCAGTTGTTGTTTACATTATTCTCATATTCATTAGGTCCTGTTACCCCATGAATCATATACATATCCTTTTTCTTGTGATAATGAACCCTGTCAGCCCAAAACCTAGAAATCCCAATTAAAACATCTATTCCGTATTCCCCTAAATAAGATTTATCTCCGGTATAATTAACATAATTATAAATTGCATAAGCAATGGCACCATTACGATGAATTTCCTCAAAGGTAATTTCCCATTCATTATGACATTCTACCCCCGTAAATGTAACCATAGGATAGAGCGCTCCCTTAAGCCCTTGCTGCCTTGCATTATGATAAGCTCCATCTAACTGATTAAATCTATATAGGAGAAGATTTTTTGATACTTCTTTATCGGCAACTGATAGGTACATAGGAATGGCATACGCTTCTGTGTCCCAATAGGTTGCTCCACCGTATTTTTCCCCAGTGAATCCCTTAGGGCCTATGTTTAATCTGGGGTCTTCTCCATAATAAGTTGAAAACATTTGGAATAAGTTAAAACGAATTCCCTGTTGCGCTTCAGGGTCTCCATTAATTTCAACATCTGCTTTTTCCCATCTTTTTAACCAACCATCACAGTGTTCTTCTTTAAGGGCATCATATCCTATTTTTGAGGCTTTCTCTAAAAGTGCATAAGCTTCAGAATTTAAATCATTTTCTTCATAATCCCTAGAAGTTGTTACTGCTACATATTTAATAAGTTTTACTGTTTCATTTTGCCTTGCATTAATTATTATTTTATTGGCTACGTATTTGTCCCTTTCGATGACTTCAATATTGCAATCCTTAGATGCATCTATCTTCATACTGCTACATACGGTAAATCTTGGGGTATCAAAAGAATTTTCTTTTGTTTTCATTGTTAAATATCCCCCATTAGATTTTACCTCTTTACCTGTTTCTAACCAAAACTGTTCATTGTAATTTGAATCCTCATTAAATATATCTCCATCTAAATAAGGGATAAAGGTAATTTGACCTTCATAGTTTAGAGGGGTAGCTTCATAAGATATAATACAAAGTTCCTTCTTAACAATGCTTATAAATCTCGTAACTTCAAATTTGGTTTTCTTTCCATCCATATTGGTGATGAAAGTCCTGTAAAGAATGCCATTTTCCATATCCAATTCTCTATAATATTCTTCTACAGAAACCTTGTAAAGGTCTAATTCCTCATTATCAACTAATACATCAATACCTATAAAGTTAGTACTG
It encodes:
- a CDS encoding glycoside hydrolase family 65 protein, whose translation is MYQNRIFEVDKWKIVEDKLHKKNMRLAESITSLGNGYMGMRGNFEEKYSGDMHRGTYVAGVWFPDPTRVGWWKNGYPKYFGKVINSTNFIGIDVLVDNEELDLYKVSVEEYYRELDMENGILYRTFITNMDGKKTKFEVTRFISIVKKELCIISYEATPLNYEGQITFIPYLDGDIFNEDSNYNEQFWLETGKEVKSNGGYLTMKTKENSFDTPRFTVCSSMKIDASKDCNIEVIERDKYVANKIIINARQNETVKLIKYVAVTTSRDYEENDLNSEAYALLEKASKIGYDALKEEHCDGWLKRWEKADVEINGDPEAQQGIRFNLFQMFSTYYGEDPRLNIGPKGFTGEKYGGATYWDTEAYAIPMYLSVADKEVSKNLLLYRFNQLDGAYHNARQQGLKGALYPMVTFTGVECHNEWEITFEEIHRNGAIAYAIYNYVNYTGDKSYLGEYGIDVLIGISRFWADRVHYHKKKDMYMIHGVTGPNEYENNVNNNWYTNIIASWTLEYTLEVMDYLRKNQQDGRLADLEVKKEEENKWKAIIDKMYYPYDKEEGVFVQHDTFLDKDLMTVNELSKEDRPINQKWSWDKILRSCFIKQADVLQGFYFLNDRFTFEEKKRNFEFYEPMTVHESSLSPCIHCILAAELKMEDKAVEMYKRTARLDLDNYNNDTEDGLHITSMSGSWLSIVHGFAGLRTFNEEIAFSPFIPKDWESYAFKINYKDRLIKVFVDKKNIRLTLEKGESLDIKLYGEVINLSNEHVGSIK
- a CDS encoding alpha-glucosidase — translated: MNSWWRSGVVYQIYPKSFYDTNNDGIGDIRGIIEKLDYLELLGVEALWLCPIYESPQIDNGYDISDYRKIHSMFGSNEDLEELIKKAHKRNMKIIMDLVLNHTSDQHIWFIESKRSKDNPYRDCYFWKDGKKGKEPTNWGSYFGGSAWTYDDNTGQYYLHFFAKEQPDINWENVKVRQEIWDVMRYWMDRGVDGWRVDSISSISKYLEFADYEDTSEYSIGKYHVNGPKLHTYIKEMNEEVLSKYDCMTVGEASGSTTEDGILFTDPKRKELDMIFTFEHMTIDSNFNSEKGRYELIPLDLRKLKEIMFKWQIDLEGQGWNALYWENHDQARIISRWGNDKEYRIECAKMYATVLHMMKGTPYIYQGEEIGMTNCDFKLDEFDDIGIKNAYKELVIEKKLMDKEEFLDAANIIVRDHSRTPMQWDENINGGFTDGTPWIKLNPRYKEINVKKALEDSGSIFYHYQKLIKLRKEKDIIVHGSFHPILERDEQIFSYMRIYDDERLLVVANFFDKKVWFIKPEEIKENQGEILISNYKDSPASINKITLRPYEAIVYKL